One part of the Hydra vulgaris chromosome 01, alternate assembly HydraT2T_AEP genome encodes these proteins:
- the LOC136075098 gene encoding uncharacterized protein LOC136075098 isoform X2: MASQCWAVVVYFENEIETEAVVPSCWVKDDWLFWPTGVHVMKAAYKKFPIDDSWNKFRVKRIKVTGDKEVCEGYNFTTTEDSEEESYMFNTQENHLRSQVHPDVTNSTRDRSRSPIVQSKIVNFEINNSKSPKLPLHPKSITTNFKSSELGLQKKLDLSSSSSPAFLAGTSTQSFGTSSQFPLSTEKFQKKVFKQLLEIKNMVKDLQNVSSVVSEDLQINALSSIEQLIELDITLNDSVIFSKWVSQNWWS, encoded by the exons ATGGCTTCACAATGTTGGGCtgtagttgtttattttgagaACGAAATTGAAACAGAAGCAGTTGTTCCATCTTGTTGGGTAAAAGATGATTGGTTATTTTGGCCAACTGGTGTACATGTAATGAAAGCTGCCTATAAAAAGTTTCCAATTGATGATTCTTGGAACAAGTTTagagttaaaagaattaaagtaactggag ataaagaagtatgTGAAGGATATAATTTCACAACTACCGAGGACTCTGAAGAAGAGT CATATATGTTTAACACTCAAGAAAATCATTTAAGATCACAAGTTCATCCTGATGTAACAAATTCAACAAGAGATCGTTCACGCTCACCGATTGTTCAATCAAAGATAGTcaactttgaaataaataattcaaaatcacCCAAATTACCTCTTCATCCTAAAAGCATTAcaactaattttaaaagttcagaattaggtttacaaaaaaaattggactTATCAAGTTCATCTTCTCCAGCTTTTTTGGCTGGAACTTCTACACAGTCGTTTGGTACATCTTCTCAGTTTCCTTTAAGTACTGAAa aatttcagaaaaaggtttttaaacaacttttagaaattaaaaatatggtaAAGGATCTTCAAAATGTTTCTTCAGTTGTATCTGAAGATCTGCAAATAAATGCATTGAGTTCAATAGAACAACTTATTGAGCTAGATATTACGTTAAATGACAGTGTCATTTTTTCTAAATGG gTATCGCAAAATTGGTGGAGTTAA
- the LOC136075098 gene encoding uncharacterized protein LOC136075098 isoform X1 — translation MASQCWAVVVYFENEIETEAVVPSCWVKDDWLFWPTGVHVMKAAYKKFPIDDSWNKFRVKRIKVTGDKEVCEGYNFTTTEDSEEESYMFNTQENHLRSQVHPDVTNSTRDRSRSPIVQSKIVNFEINNSKSPKLPLHPKSITTNFKSSELGLQKKLDLSSSSSPAFLAGTSTQSFGTSSQFPLSTEKFQKKVFKQLLEIKNMVKDLQNVSSVVSEDLQINALSSIEQLIELDITLNDSVIFSKWVSYPVAIASLNFFFMLSW, via the exons ATGGCTTCACAATGTTGGGCtgtagttgtttattttgagaACGAAATTGAAACAGAAGCAGTTGTTCCATCTTGTTGGGTAAAAGATGATTGGTTATTTTGGCCAACTGGTGTACATGTAATGAAAGCTGCCTATAAAAAGTTTCCAATTGATGATTCTTGGAACAAGTTTagagttaaaagaattaaagtaactggag ataaagaagtatgTGAAGGATATAATTTCACAACTACCGAGGACTCTGAAGAAGAGT CATATATGTTTAACACTCAAGAAAATCATTTAAGATCACAAGTTCATCCTGATGTAACAAATTCAACAAGAGATCGTTCACGCTCACCGATTGTTCAATCAAAGATAGTcaactttgaaataaataattcaaaatcacCCAAATTACCTCTTCATCCTAAAAGCATTAcaactaattttaaaagttcagaattaggtttacaaaaaaaattggactTATCAAGTTCATCTTCTCCAGCTTTTTTGGCTGGAACTTCTACACAGTCGTTTGGTACATCTTCTCAGTTTCCTTTAAGTACTGAAa aatttcagaaaaaggtttttaaacaacttttagaaattaaaaatatggtaAAGGATCTTCAAAATGTTTCTTCAGTTGTATCTGAAGATCTGCAAATAAATGCATTGAGTTCAATAGAACAACTTATTGAGCTAGATATTACGTTAAATGACAGTGTCATTTTTTCTAAATGGGTAAGTTACCCTGTTGCTATTGctagtttgaattttttctttatgttgtcATGGTAA